A single window of Microbispora hainanensis DNA harbors:
- a CDS encoding GNAT family N-acetyltransferase — MKLSQVAPVTKDDDLDGFDCGSPAQSEWLTRHALQAHASGGCRVYVVRDIGSGKVVGYYALAAGSVRLGEAPARLPKGAGRHAQPVVILARLGVDRAAQGIGLGRALVVDALRRVVRVADQIGVRAMLIHCESETARAFYLRLAAFEQSPSDPLHLLLLMKDLRRAVPGGAWDDVPGTIPGCTVAVDVENGRDS, encoded by the coding sequence GTGAAGCTGTCTCAGGTTGCCCCCGTCACCAAAGACGACGACCTCGACGGCTTCGACTGTGGTTCTCCCGCCCAGAGTGAGTGGCTGACGCGCCATGCGCTACAGGCGCACGCGAGCGGGGGATGTCGCGTCTATGTCGTCCGCGACATCGGTTCTGGCAAGGTGGTGGGTTACTACGCGCTCGCGGCCGGGAGCGTCAGGCTCGGCGAGGCTCCTGCGCGGCTGCCCAAGGGGGCCGGTCGTCACGCACAACCCGTGGTGATCCTGGCCAGGCTGGGAGTGGACAGAGCCGCACAGGGCATTGGGCTCGGACGGGCGCTCGTGGTGGACGCTCTCCGGAGAGTGGTGCGGGTCGCAGATCAGATCGGTGTGCGAGCCATGCTCATCCACTGTGAGAGCGAGACGGCACGGGCCTTCTATCTGCGGCTCGCCGCGTTCGAGCAGAGCCCGAGCGACCCGCTGCACCTCCTGCTGCTGATGAAGGACCTGCGACGGGCAGTTCCCGGCGGTGCGTGGGATGACGTGCCGGGGACGATCCCCGGCTGCACGGTGGCGGTTGACGTGGAGAACGGCCGCGACAGTTGA
- a CDS encoding ester cyclase → MSDVVNRMIAAMNDHDIDAVLRCFTLDAVVVGPEFEAGNPNEIASYFLQIWEGFPDLRLLLWGRVGHGDALATELLATGTHRGPYLIADGQVLEPTGRFTSLRVSWFWHIANDLIVSQRYYYDQLELYTQLGLRMPLTFDPTA, encoded by the coding sequence ATGTCCGACGTCGTGAACCGCATGATCGCCGCGATGAACGACCATGACATCGACGCCGTGTTGCGGTGCTTCACGCTGGACGCGGTGGTGGTCGGGCCGGAGTTCGAGGCGGGGAACCCGAATGAGATCGCTTCCTACTTCCTGCAGATCTGGGAGGGATTTCCGGATCTGCGGCTCCTGCTCTGGGGGAGGGTCGGCCACGGTGACGCGCTGGCGACGGAGCTGCTGGCCACGGGGACCCATCGGGGGCCCTACCTGATCGCCGACGGCCAGGTCCTGGAGCCGACGGGACGCTTCACCTCTCTGCGCGTCTCCTGGTTCTGGCACATAGCGAACGACCTCATCGTCAGCCAGCGCTACTACTACGACCAGCTGGAGCTCTACACGCAGCTCGGGCTGCGCATGCCGCTGACCTTCGACCCGACCGCCTGA
- a CDS encoding NUDIX domain-containing protein: MIPADAFYAGLFKVAAAAAGFLTDSSGRVLLVKPGYRDHWGWPGGHIDEGESPEAACGRELAEELGLTRQVGRLLVVQWVPPLDDRPIPLVHFLFDCGTFEDGTGVVLQEEELDDYGFFTAEQAATLMPAYLVARLRAAQRARATGETVYLPVTVAE, translated from the coding sequence ATGATCCCGGCGGACGCCTTCTACGCGGGGCTGTTCAAGGTGGCCGCCGCTGCGGCCGGTTTCCTCACCGACTCCTCCGGGCGGGTCCTGCTCGTGAAGCCCGGCTATCGCGACCACTGGGGCTGGCCGGGGGGCCACATCGACGAGGGCGAGTCGCCCGAGGCGGCCTGTGGCCGCGAGCTGGCCGAGGAGCTGGGCCTCACCCGGCAGGTGGGCCGCCTCCTCGTGGTCCAGTGGGTGCCGCCGCTGGACGACCGGCCGATCCCCCTGGTCCACTTCCTGTTCGACTGCGGCACGTTCGAAGACGGCACAGGCGTCGTCCTCCAGGAGGAGGAGCTGGACGACTACGGGTTCTTCACGGCGGAGCAGGCCGCCACCCTCATGCCGGCCTACCTGGTGGCGCGGCTGAGGGCCGCGCAGCGGGCCCGCGCGACCGGCGAGACCGTCTATCTCCCTGTCACCGTCGCCGAATAG
- a CDS encoding PPOX class F420-dependent oxidoreductase, with protein MSPRIATAEKVSREELLDFIRGRHRAILITTKRDGGPQASPVTCGVDAEGRIVVSTYPERAKTRNARRDPRTSVVVLSEDFDGPWVQVDGTAEVLDLPEALEPLVEYYRSISGEHPDWEEYRAAMVRQGKSLVRITPTSWGPVATGGFPPRLA; from the coding sequence ATGAGTCCGAGGATCGCGACCGCAGAGAAGGTTTCCCGTGAGGAGCTGCTCGACTTCATCCGGGGTCGCCACCGGGCGATCCTGATCACGACGAAGCGTGACGGCGGTCCCCAGGCGTCTCCGGTGACGTGCGGAGTCGACGCCGAGGGCCGCATCGTCGTGTCCACCTACCCCGAGCGCGCCAAGACCCGCAACGCCCGCCGTGACCCGCGCACGAGCGTCGTGGTGCTGTCGGAGGACTTCGACGGGCCGTGGGTGCAGGTGGACGGCACCGCCGAGGTGCTCGACCTGCCGGAGGCCCTGGAGCCGCTGGTCGAGTATTACCGCTCGATCTCCGGCGAGCACCCCGACTGGGAGGAGTATCGCGCGGCGATGGTCCGCCAGGGCAAGTCGCTGGTGCGGATCACCCCGACGTCCTGGGGCCCGGTGGCCACCGGCGGGTTCCCGCCGCGCCTGGCGTGA
- a CDS encoding DUF1778 domain-containing protein, protein MGAKEERINLRVDAETKRLLENASEAAGDTVSSFVLGAATTAARELLADRTVFRLDEEQWQAFDAALSRESRDVPGLAELMRAPTILDEGP, encoded by the coding sequence GTGGGTGCCAAGGAGGAGCGCATCAACCTGCGCGTGGATGCGGAGACCAAGCGGCTGCTGGAGAACGCGAGCGAGGCTGCCGGGGACACCGTCTCCTCATTCGTCCTCGGTGCGGCTACCACGGCCGCCCGCGAGTTGCTGGCGGACCGGACGGTTTTCCGGCTTGATGAGGAGCAGTGGCAGGCCTTTGACGCGGCCCTGTCCCGGGAGTCCCGTGACGTGCCGGGGCTCGCCGAGCTCATGAGGGCTCCGACGATCCTGGACGAAGGCCCGTGA
- a CDS encoding DUF5999 family protein, with translation MCQHHPQCPSADAPDRDAACLIAFHPEQGWGLLCNGVVLFDDSGELMPDGRSIPARASLGCAA, from the coding sequence ATGTGCCAGCACCACCCGCAGTGCCCGTCAGCGGACGCACCTGACCGCGACGCGGCCTGTCTGATCGCTTTCCACCCGGAGCAGGGATGGGGCCTGCTCTGCAACGGCGTGGTGCTCTTCGACGACAGCGGTGAGCTCATGCCGGATGGTCGCAGCATCCCGGCTCGCGCTTCTTTGGGGTGTGCCGCATGA
- a CDS encoding ATP-binding protein, which translates to MSPSAQSGETQTARQHRHSAIRHRWDALRKRVGDLAIRLVEEPDVETASWRLPADVTSAGLARRLVHERLTTWGMEDLSDVTQLLVTELVTNVVCHTCCGDLVVRLSAVEGLLRCEVEDTDGTMPQMAQPSSGEEHGRGLRLMDTLACCWGAERTRQGKITWFELPAYALH; encoded by the coding sequence GTGTCACCGTCAGCGCAGAGCGGCGAGACGCAGACCGCCCGGCAGCACCGGCACTCCGCGATCCGGCACCGCTGGGACGCGCTGCGGAAGCGGGTGGGCGACCTCGCGATCCGGCTTGTGGAGGAGCCCGACGTGGAGACGGCGTCCTGGCGACTGCCCGCCGACGTCACCTCCGCCGGGCTGGCCCGGCGGCTGGTCCACGAGCGCCTCACCACCTGGGGCATGGAGGACCTGTCCGACGTGACCCAGCTCCTCGTGACCGAGCTGGTCACCAACGTGGTCTGCCACACCTGCTGCGGTGACCTCGTCGTACGGCTGTCGGCCGTCGAGGGGCTGCTGCGCTGCGAGGTGGAGGACACCGACGGCACGATGCCCCAGATGGCCCAGCCCTCCTCGGGCGAGGAGCACGGGCGCGGACTGCGGCTGATGGACACGCTGGCCTGCTGCTGGGGCGCGGAGCGCACCCGCCAGGGCAAGATCACTTGGTTCGAGCTGCCGGCTTACGCCCTCCACTGA
- a CDS encoding zinc finger domain-containing protein yields the protein MLADVIDHLVCPACRTAIHLAEGSVRCAHGHSFDVARQGYVNMLTRPAGTADTPAMVAARARFLEAGHYAPLAGRLARLCEGAAVVADAGAGTGYYLAAALGDAAVGIALDVSKHALKRAARAHPRIGAVVADVWRPIPVADDRVDVLLNVFAPRNAEEFARVLRPGGTLVVVTPGPGHLSPLVERLGLLNVDEDKDRRLDDALGGRFTRVAEETQEIALSLGHEEIEAVVGMGPSAWHTRPEELAAKIGALPDPVPVTASFHITRWAVTR from the coding sequence GTGCTCGCCGACGTCATCGACCACCTCGTCTGCCCGGCCTGCCGTACGGCGATCCACCTGGCCGAGGGGTCGGTCAGATGCGCACACGGCCACTCCTTCGACGTGGCGCGCCAGGGATACGTGAACATGCTGACCCGCCCGGCCGGCACGGCCGACACGCCCGCCATGGTGGCCGCGCGGGCGCGCTTCCTGGAGGCGGGCCACTACGCCCCGCTGGCCGGCCGCCTCGCCCGGCTGTGCGAGGGCGCCGCCGTGGTGGCCGACGCCGGCGCGGGCACCGGCTACTACCTGGCCGCGGCGCTCGGCGACGCCGCCGTGGGCATCGCGCTCGACGTGTCCAAGCACGCGCTGAAGCGGGCCGCCCGCGCGCATCCCCGCATCGGCGCCGTGGTGGCGGACGTGTGGCGGCCGATCCCCGTCGCCGACGACCGCGTCGACGTGCTGCTCAACGTCTTCGCGCCGCGCAACGCGGAGGAGTTCGCCCGGGTGCTGCGGCCGGGCGGCACGCTGGTCGTCGTCACGCCCGGCCCCGGCCACCTGAGCCCGCTCGTCGAACGGCTCGGCCTGCTCAACGTGGACGAGGACAAGGACCGCCGCCTGGACGACGCCCTGGGCGGCCGGTTCACCCGCGTCGCGGAGGAGACCCAGGAGATCGCGCTCTCCCTCGGCCACGAGGAGATCGAGGCGGTGGTCGGGATGGGCCCGAGCGCCTGGCACACCCGCCCGGAGGAGCTGGCCGCGAAGATCGGCGCGCTGCCCGACCCGGTGCCGGTGACCGCGTCCTTCCACATCACCCGCTGGGCCGTCACCCGCTGA
- a CDS encoding GlxA family transcriptional regulator: protein MGVRTRAGHCVVVVVYDGVRLLDVTGPLEVFTVANEHGATYRLRTASPGGRDIRTSGGVRLGADLALEDLGGESPDVLLVPGSPDVAATERDPVLLDQIRRLSERAGCTASVCAGAFVLAAAGILDGRRAATHWDLADRLALSYPRVTVDPDAIFVRDGRVITSAGVTSGIDLALGLVEEDYGPGLARTVAKHMVVFMQRPGGQSQFSVRLRSGGTGGGTLRQVLDAVTVDPAADHGLTAMAARAGLSVRQLTRLFKGETGMTPARYVELVRVETARGLLEAGNDPLDVVARHAGFGTPETMRRAFVREIGVPPAAYRSRFRTTGA, encoded by the coding sequence ATGGGCGTCCGGACGCGGGCGGGTCACTGCGTGGTCGTCGTCGTGTACGACGGCGTCCGGCTGCTGGACGTGACCGGCCCCCTGGAGGTGTTCACCGTCGCCAACGAGCACGGGGCGACGTACCGGCTGCGGACGGCCTCCCCGGGCGGGCGGGACATCAGGACCAGCGGCGGCGTCCGGCTCGGCGCCGACCTGGCGCTGGAGGACCTGGGCGGGGAGTCTCCCGACGTGCTGCTCGTGCCGGGCAGCCCGGACGTCGCGGCCACCGAACGCGACCCGGTGCTGCTCGACCAGATCCGCCGGCTGTCGGAGCGGGCCGGGTGCACGGCGTCGGTGTGCGCCGGGGCGTTCGTTCTCGCGGCGGCCGGGATCCTCGACGGACGCCGGGCGGCCACCCACTGGGACCTGGCCGACCGCCTGGCGCTCAGCTATCCCCGTGTGACGGTCGACCCGGACGCCATCTTCGTCCGGGACGGCCGCGTGATCACCTCGGCGGGGGTGACGTCCGGAATCGACCTGGCGCTGGGTCTGGTCGAGGAGGACTACGGCCCCGGCCTGGCCCGGACGGTCGCCAAGCACATGGTGGTGTTCATGCAGCGGCCGGGCGGCCAGTCGCAGTTCAGCGTGCGGTTGCGTTCCGGCGGCACGGGCGGCGGGACCCTGCGGCAGGTGCTCGACGCGGTGACCGTCGACCCGGCCGCGGATCACGGGCTGACCGCGATGGCCGCCCGGGCGGGGCTGAGCGTCCGCCAGCTCACCCGGCTGTTCAAGGGGGAGACGGGCATGACCCCCGCCCGGTACGTCGAGCTCGTGAGGGTCGAGACGGCGCGGGGCCTGCTGGAGGCAGGGAACGACCCGCTCGACGTGGTCGCGCGGCATGCCGGGTTCGGCACGCCCGAGACCATGCGGCGGGCGTTCGTCCGGGAGATCGGCGTGCCGCCCGCCGCATATCGGTCGCGTTTCCGCACCACCGGCGCGTAG
- a CDS encoding YbfB/YjiJ family MFS transporter yields MRPVDSPGVVAGSPAPVGASPARQALTALGLAAGPVVALGFTRFAYALLLPAMHERLHWSYAQAGGMNTANALGYIIGAGTAAFWARRLGNRAAFLWGLVVSALSLCATAATADFPVLLALRFAGGFTTAVAFVVGSALASRVATGAGRGRAALPVAIYMAGVGAGVVISGLVVSAALSAGQDAGWRLGWLLMGLASVAALLPAWLGARAVAEPTGPHAAMLTAGQVRRLAPTLVWYVLFGAGYVSYMTFAVALLRTQGLGSSIVSVFFVVLGAASAVATLTVWSHLAGRLRGGRAPALVAALVFLGVLPVLLMSPGSAAALLSAVVFGASFMAGPTAATVIARRMLPAYGWTAGIAVLTVAFSLGQAAGPLVSGLLSDGQGGIARGLWLSAVLLVLAAVAALFQREHTPS; encoded by the coding sequence ATGCGTCCTGTCGATTCCCCCGGCGTCGTCGCCGGATCCCCCGCGCCCGTCGGCGCGTCACCCGCCCGGCAGGCCCTCACCGCGCTCGGCCTGGCCGCGGGACCGGTCGTCGCGCTCGGCTTCACCCGCTTCGCCTACGCGCTGCTGCTCCCCGCCATGCACGAGCGGCTGCACTGGTCGTACGCGCAGGCGGGCGGCATGAACACGGCCAACGCGCTGGGCTACATCATCGGTGCGGGCACGGCCGCCTTCTGGGCGCGGCGGCTCGGCAACCGCGCCGCGTTCCTGTGGGGGCTCGTGGTGAGCGCGCTGTCCCTGTGCGCGACGGCGGCCACGGCGGACTTCCCCGTGCTGCTCGCCCTGCGCTTCGCCGGGGGATTCACCACTGCGGTCGCGTTCGTGGTCGGTTCCGCTCTCGCCTCACGTGTCGCGACCGGCGCCGGCCGCGGCCGTGCGGCGCTGCCGGTCGCGATCTACATGGCGGGCGTCGGCGCGGGCGTGGTGATCTCCGGGCTTGTCGTGTCGGCCGCGCTGTCGGCCGGGCAGGACGCGGGCTGGCGGCTCGGCTGGCTGCTCATGGGCCTCGCCTCGGTCGCCGCCCTGCTGCCCGCCTGGCTCGGCGCCCGCGCGGTCGCGGAGCCCACCGGCCCGCACGCGGCCATGCTCACCGCAGGTCAGGTGCGCCGCCTCGCCCCCACACTGGTCTGGTACGTGCTGTTCGGCGCCGGATACGTCAGTTACATGACGTTCGCGGTCGCACTGCTGCGCACCCAGGGACTGGGCTCCTCGATCGTCTCCGTGTTCTTCGTCGTGCTCGGCGCGGCCTCGGCGGTCGCCACGCTGACGGTGTGGAGCCACCTCGCGGGACGGCTGCGCGGCGGGCGCGCCCCCGCCCTCGTCGCCGCGCTGGTCTTCCTCGGTGTGCTGCCCGTGCTGCTCATGAGCCCCGGATCGGCCGCCGCGCTGCTGTCGGCCGTCGTCTTCGGCGCGAGCTTCATGGCCGGTCCCACGGCCGCCACCGTGATCGCCCGGCGGATGCTCCCCGCGTACGGCTGGACGGCGGGCATCGCGGTGCTGACCGTGGCCTTCTCGCTCGGCCAGGCCGCCGGGCCCCTGGTGTCGGGGTTGCTGTCCGACGGCCAGGGCGGCATCGCCCGGGGCCTGTGGCTGTCGGCGGTCCTGCTCGTCCTCGCCGCCGTCGCCGCCCTGTTCCAGCGCGAGCACACCCCGTCCTGA
- a CDS encoding MBL fold metallo-hydrolase, whose protein sequence is MSHHEPRIVSGAEIVPLCDAVGPMKDPVRKPLPEMFAGAAFAPDEEWVLHFHCYLVRAAGRTVLVDTGIGGADSPATWAPLPGRLTEELAAAGTAPEDVDVVVLTHLHSDHMGGAVAGGAPVFPNARHIVQRAEVEWASAPVRELILDPLRDLLDVADGDVEAVPGVRVLHAPGHTPGHQCVEAGDVVMSGDVLHHPVQLADPTIRYVYDEDPGLAVRTRTDVLARAAVLAPAHFPDPFVYVK, encoded by the coding sequence ATGTCGCACCATGAGCCGAGAATCGTGTCCGGTGCCGAGATCGTGCCGCTCTGCGATGCCGTGGGGCCGATGAAGGATCCGGTCCGCAAACCGCTGCCCGAGATGTTCGCCGGTGCCGCGTTCGCGCCCGACGAGGAGTGGGTGCTGCACTTCCACTGCTACCTGGTGCGGGCGGCGGGCCGTACGGTCCTGGTGGACACCGGGATCGGCGGCGCGGACTCGCCCGCGACCTGGGCGCCGCTGCCCGGCCGCCTGACCGAGGAGCTGGCCGCCGCCGGGACCGCGCCGGAGGACGTGGACGTCGTGGTGCTCACCCACCTGCACAGCGACCACATGGGCGGCGCGGTGGCGGGTGGCGCGCCCGTCTTCCCGAACGCCCGCCACATCGTGCAGCGAGCGGAGGTCGAGTGGGCCTCAGCCCCGGTGCGCGAGCTGATCCTCGATCCCCTGCGGGACCTGCTCGACGTCGCCGACGGCGACGTGGAAGCCGTGCCCGGCGTCCGGGTGCTGCACGCCCCCGGGCACACGCCCGGCCACCAGTGCGTCGAGGCGGGCGACGTCGTCATGAGCGGCGACGTCCTGCACCACCCCGTGCAGCTCGCCGATCCCACGATCCGTTACGTGTACGACGAGGACCCCGGCCTCGCCGTACGGACGCGCACGGACGTCCTCGCCCGAGCCGCCGTCCTCGCCCCCGCCCACTTCCCCGACCCCTTCGTGTACGTGAAGTAA
- a CDS encoding ATP-binding protein produces MRTRVARGELDGLPAEVTSFVGRRHELAELKRLIGISHVVTLIGAGGVGKTRLALRVAEEVRRTTFPGGVRFIELAALEDPDLLVQAVAEALPVNEHSTRSPLDALIERLRGRQTLIVLDNCEHLLAQCAVLVDTLVRALPELRILATSRQALGIAGEQIVELSPLSTPTPDGDSAVPLAESDAVRLFAERAAAVVPGFEVTEENEDAVAEICRRLDGLPLAIEMAAVRLRALSVRQVLERLDDRFRLLTGGSRAALPRQRTLRALFEWSYDLCTEQERLMWQRVSVFVGCLDLEAAEQVCAGDGIAREDVLELIAGLVDKSVLLRRESDGMVRYCLLDTVRQFGRERLAESGEEATLHRRHRDYYRKITSRAWAELFSAAQQSWVERLQRDHANLRKALDWSLREPGEAETGLAMTAELLYHWSGYHLSEGAGWFDRSLAAATEPGEVRAHALWAGAWISLLRGDYTTTLARLDEAASIAERLGLRVTLGYIAFLYGMAAVSGGDLESGMRRYEEAEAIHRAAGNPIGLALALNRLALANAFLGRPAARDLAEECVALCDLHGEVWHRAYALLALAIDAWHRGDVRAACAIDNESLRYNTALGDQLGMGMNLEAHAWFAAGEQKYERAARMLGVVQTCWQAVGARLAEFRHMSRYHDECEAVTREALGERAFQAEFSRGAALTREEALEYALLERAPAAARGPAPFEGRIAPLTRRETEIAHLVAEGLSNKDIAGRLVISQRTAEGHIEHILDKLGFKSRAQVAAWVKERLSEGADGQVADGAAGPKTGPVSGGRKPAARTK; encoded by the coding sequence ATGCGAACGAGAGTTGCCAGGGGGGAACTGGACGGGCTGCCCGCGGAGGTGACCAGCTTCGTGGGGCGGCGCCACGAGCTGGCCGAGCTCAAACGCCTGATAGGGATCTCGCACGTGGTCACGCTGATCGGCGCGGGCGGGGTGGGGAAGACCCGCCTCGCGCTGCGGGTGGCCGAGGAGGTACGCAGGACCACCTTCCCCGGCGGCGTGCGGTTCATCGAACTGGCCGCGCTCGAAGATCCGGATCTTCTGGTGCAGGCCGTGGCCGAGGCGCTGCCGGTCAACGAGCACTCGACCCGGTCGCCGCTCGACGCGCTGATCGAACGCCTGCGGGGCAGGCAGACCCTGATCGTGCTCGACAACTGCGAGCACCTCCTCGCCCAGTGCGCGGTGCTCGTGGACACGCTGGTCCGCGCGCTTCCCGAGCTCCGGATCCTCGCCACGAGCAGGCAGGCGCTGGGCATCGCCGGCGAGCAGATCGTGGAGCTGTCGCCGCTCTCGACGCCCACCCCGGACGGCGACTCGGCGGTGCCGCTCGCCGAGTCGGACGCGGTCAGGCTGTTCGCCGAGCGGGCCGCGGCGGTCGTCCCCGGGTTCGAGGTGACCGAGGAGAACGAGGACGCGGTGGCCGAGATCTGCCGCCGGCTCGACGGCCTGCCCCTGGCGATCGAGATGGCGGCCGTACGGCTGCGCGCCCTGTCGGTGCGGCAGGTGCTGGAGCGGCTGGACGACCGGTTCCGGCTGCTCACCGGGGGTTCGCGGGCCGCGCTGCCCCGGCAGCGTACGCTGCGGGCGCTGTTCGAGTGGAGCTACGACCTGTGCACCGAGCAGGAACGGCTGATGTGGCAGCGGGTCTCGGTCTTCGTCGGCTGCCTCGACCTGGAGGCGGCCGAGCAGGTGTGCGCCGGCGACGGGATCGCCCGCGAGGACGTGCTCGAACTCATCGCGGGCCTGGTCGACAAGTCGGTCCTGCTCCGCAGGGAGTCCGACGGCATGGTCCGCTACTGCCTGCTCGACACCGTGCGGCAGTTCGGCCGGGAACGGCTGGCCGAGTCCGGGGAGGAGGCGACGCTGCACCGGCGCCACCGCGACTACTACCGGAAGATCACCTCGCGGGCCTGGGCGGAGCTGTTCAGCGCCGCCCAGCAATCGTGGGTGGAACGTCTCCAGCGCGACCACGCCAACCTGCGCAAGGCCCTGGACTGGTCGCTGCGCGAGCCGGGAGAGGCCGAGACGGGCCTGGCGATGACCGCCGAACTGCTCTACCACTGGAGCGGCTACCACCTGTCGGAGGGGGCGGGCTGGTTCGACCGGAGCCTGGCCGCCGCGACCGAACCCGGCGAGGTGCGCGCCCACGCGCTGTGGGCGGGCGCCTGGATCTCCCTGCTGAGGGGCGACTACACCACCACGCTCGCCCGGCTGGATGAGGCCGCGTCGATCGCCGAGCGGCTCGGGCTGCGGGTGACGCTCGGCTACATCGCGTTCCTGTACGGCATGGCGGCCGTGTCCGGGGGCGACCTGGAAAGCGGCATGCGGCGATATGAGGAGGCGGAGGCCATCCACCGCGCCGCCGGCAACCCCATCGGCCTCGCGCTGGCACTCAACCGGCTCGCCCTGGCCAACGCGTTCCTCGGCCGTCCGGCCGCCCGTGATCTCGCCGAGGAATGCGTGGCCCTCTGCGACCTGCACGGCGAGGTCTGGCACCGGGCGTACGCGCTGCTGGCGCTGGCGATCGACGCCTGGCACCGCGGCGACGTGCGCGCGGCCTGCGCGATCGACAACGAGAGCCTGCGCTATAACACGGCGTTGGGCGACCAGCTCGGCATGGGCATGAACCTGGAGGCCCACGCCTGGTTCGCCGCAGGTGAGCAGAAGTACGAGCGGGCGGCCCGGATGCTCGGCGTCGTACAGACCTGCTGGCAGGCCGTCGGGGCGCGGCTGGCGGAGTTCCGCCACATGAGCCGATATCACGACGAGTGCGAGGCGGTGACCCGGGAGGCGCTGGGCGAGCGCGCCTTCCAGGCCGAGTTCTCCCGGGGCGCGGCCCTGACGAGGGAAGAGGCCCTGGAATACGCGTTGCTCGAACGGGCGCCCGCCGCCGCGCGGGGGCCCGCGCCGTTCGAGGGCCGGATCGCGCCGCTGACGCGCAGAGAGACGGAGATCGCGCACCTTGTCGCCGAGGGACTGAGCAACAAGGACATCGCGGGGAGACTGGTGATCTCTCAGCGCACCGCGGAAGGCCACATCGAGCACATCCTCGACAAGCTGGGGTTCAAGTCGCGCGCCCAGGTCGCCGCCTGGGTGAAGGAAAGACTGAGCGAGGGCGCGGACGGCCAGGTCGCGGACGGTGCCGCAGGCCCGAAGACCGGGCCGGTCAGTGGAGGGCGTAAGCCGGCAGCTCGAACCAAGTGA
- a CDS encoding AraC family transcriptional regulator: protein MAQDWSRYWRSPDRSLEAMHAHFAQHVYHRHSHETYSFGVTEEGHQAFTCRGAAHTSVTGMVMAFNPDDPHDGHAADALGFTYRIVHIGPELVTGVLGDVAGRETGPPLFPHPVVRDPALAAGLRALHRALLGGAGVLRRDELLTAVVSSIVRRAATRPVRAREATSADARRIAERVRGHLQDAPLADVTADDLAAVTGRSRFAVYRAFRAVYGMAPSDYQRLLRLRTARRLIAQGRSLSDAAAEAGFADQSHLTRWFVRCYGISPGNYQAAAAA from the coding sequence GTGGCACAGGATTGGTCCCGCTACTGGCGCTCTCCCGACCGGTCGCTGGAAGCCATGCACGCCCACTTCGCGCAGCACGTCTATCACCGGCACAGCCACGAGACCTATTCCTTCGGCGTCACCGAGGAGGGCCACCAGGCGTTCACCTGCCGTGGAGCCGCGCACACGAGCGTGACGGGCATGGTCATGGCGTTCAACCCGGACGACCCGCACGACGGGCACGCCGCCGACGCCCTCGGGTTCACCTATCGGATCGTCCACATCGGGCCCGAGCTGGTCACCGGCGTGCTGGGCGACGTGGCCGGGCGGGAGACGGGGCCGCCGTTGTTCCCCCACCCCGTCGTACGCGACCCGGCGCTCGCGGCCGGGCTCCGGGCGCTGCACAGGGCCCTGCTCGGGGGCGCCGGCGTCCTCCGCCGCGACGAGTTGCTGACCGCCGTCGTCTCCTCGATCGTCCGGCGTGCCGCCACCCGGCCGGTGCGGGCTCGGGAGGCCACCTCCGCGGACGCCCGCCGCATCGCCGAGCGGGTGCGCGGCCACCTCCAGGACGCCCCGCTCGCCGACGTCACCGCCGACGACCTCGCCGCCGTGACCGGGCGCAGCAGGTTCGCGGTCTATCGCGCCTTCCGTGCCGTGTACGGCATGGCGCCCAGCGACTACCAGCGCCTGCTCCGGTTGCGTACGGCCCGGCGGCTGATCGCGCAGGGCCGTTCACTGAGCGACGCGGCGGCCGAGGCGGGGTTCGCCGACCAGAGCCACCTCACCCGCTGGTTCGTCCGCTGTTATGGCATAAGCCCGGGCAACTACCAGGCGGCCGCGGCGGCCTGA
- a CDS encoding DUF2000 domain-containing protein, which translates to MRFDTKIGIVVREDLAVWQKLNVTAFLASAVAGGAPEVIGERYEDGSGTSYLPMFRQPVLVYAADPAGLARVRARAVERGLAAAVYIEEMFKTGNDVDNRAAVRAVTAEEMPLVGLAVYGPRNAVDKTLKGLPLHP; encoded by the coding sequence ATGCGTTTCGACACCAAGATCGGGATCGTGGTCCGGGAGGACCTCGCCGTGTGGCAGAAGCTGAACGTGACGGCGTTCCTGGCGAGCGCGGTCGCGGGGGGAGCCCCCGAGGTGATCGGGGAGCGGTACGAGGACGGCTCGGGCACCTCTTATCTGCCGATGTTCCGCCAGCCCGTGCTCGTCTACGCCGCCGACCCCGCCGGGCTGGCCCGCGTGCGCGCCCGTGCCGTCGAACGCGGGCTCGCCGCGGCCGTCTACATCGAGGAGATGTTCAAGACCGGCAACGACGTGGACAACCGCGCCGCCGTACGGGCCGTCACGGCCGAGGAGATGCCGCTCGTCGGGCTGGCCGTCTACGGTCCCAGGAACGCCGTGGACAAGACGCTCAAGGGGCTCCCCCTGCATCCGTGA